A window of the Nitrosopumilus ureiphilus genome harbors these coding sequences:
- a CDS encoding DEAD/DEAH box helicase, giving the protein MTKFTELGLKDEILKGIADLGFDEAFPIQEAVIPVLLSGRDVVGQAHTGSGKTAAFALSMLQEIQPKNGIQGLIMAPTRELAMQISDEIKKFGKYTGIKVATVYGGQGMGIQLDTLHRGVEIVVATPGRLIDHLKRGSIELRDITHIVLDEADTMLDMGFVDDISFILDLAPEDRVMSLFSATMPTEILRLSEEYLNNPKQFLLDADDLSGEGIDQSYLVIKDRDKFKYLIDFIKQTKGQSIVFCSTKYRTRDVAKFLHQEKYNAVAIEGDMSQHRREQSMGKFRSGKADILVATDVASRGIDVPRVELVVNYDVPNQEMAYFHRIGRTARAGALGKAITFVSYSSVGDWNLIKRQIKVPLRDLNQEMGIQISIPDPLKRQTPSRRYGGQSRSNYSRGGGRSGGYGRSDRSRNPRDDRGGRKRYGDNDNKNSYGGRSRW; this is encoded by the coding sequence ATGACAAAATTTACAGAATTAGGATTAAAAGACGAGATACTAAAAGGAATTGCTGATCTAGGATTTGATGAAGCATTTCCAATTCAAGAGGCAGTTATTCCCGTACTTCTTTCGGGAAGAGATGTTGTAGGACAAGCACATACAGGTTCTGGAAAAACTGCAGCCTTTGCGCTATCAATGCTGCAAGAGATTCAACCAAAAAACGGTATTCAAGGATTAATCATGGCCCCTACAAGAGAACTTGCAATGCAAATTAGTGATGAAATTAAAAAATTCGGCAAATACACAGGAATCAAAGTAGCAACAGTTTATGGAGGACAAGGAATGGGAATTCAGTTAGATACTCTTCATAGAGGAGTAGAGATTGTTGTTGCAACTCCAGGTAGATTAATTGATCATCTCAAAAGAGGATCAATTGAACTTAGAGACATTACCCATATTGTACTTGATGAAGCAGACACAATGCTCGATATGGGATTCGTAGATGATATTTCATTTATTTTAGATTTAGCACCAGAAGATAGGGTAATGTCATTGTTTTCAGCAACAATGCCTACTGAAATCCTAAGATTATCAGAGGAATACCTCAATAATCCAAAGCAATTCCTTTTGGATGCAGATGATCTTAGTGGAGAAGGAATTGATCAATCATACTTGGTAATTAAAGACCGAGACAAATTCAAGTATCTGATTGATTTTATCAAACAAACAAAAGGTCAATCCATTGTATTTTGTTCAACTAAATATAGAACCAGAGATGTAGCAAAATTCCTCCATCAAGAGAAATACAATGCAGTTGCAATTGAGGGAGACATGTCACAGCACAGAAGAGAGCAATCTATGGGCAAATTCAGAAGTGGAAAAGCAGACATTCTTGTTGCAACAGATGTAGCATCAAGAGGAATTGATGTTCCAAGAGTAGAATTAGTAGTAAATTATGATGTACCAAATCAAGAGATGGCATATTTTCATAGAATTGGAAGAACCGCCAGAGCAGGAGCACTTGGTAAAGCAATCACATTTGTTTCATATTCATCAGTAGGAGATTGGAATCTCATTAAACGTCAAATCAAAGTTCCTCTCAGAGATTTAAATCAAGAGATGGGAATTCAAATATCCATTCCAGACCCACTAAAAAGACAAACACCTTCAAGAAGATATGGGGGTCAATCAAGATCTAACTATTCCAGAGGAGGAGGGCGTTCTGGAGGATACGGAAGATCTGATAGAAGCAGAAATCCTAGAGATGATAGAGGAGGAAGAAAGAGATACGGTGATAATGATAATAAAAACAGCTACGGTGGACGTAGTAGATGGTAA
- a CDS encoding zinc ribbon domain-containing protein gives MPVKVPARNTTINCSRCGSMVPKRLATRIHKCDKCNLVIDRDYNASINILQKGLNIFNQKLL, from the coding sequence ATGCCAGTCAAAGTTCCGGCAAGAAATACAACCATAAATTGTTCAAGGTGTGGCAGCATGGTTCCAAAGAGATTAGCTACAAGAATTCACAAATGTGACAAATGCAATTTGGTCATAGACAGGGATTACAATGCAAGCATTAACATTTTGCAAAAAGGATTGAACATATTCAATCAAAAACTACTGTAG
- a CDS encoding DsbA family protein, producing MSSEDSEFSQNNIENVVVKKSTFNGLIISLIVIVGIASFFAGSYVSNLNSNQISDQDLDDAIAKLELKILQNQLPTKQPTPPVKISADNDPIIGNPDAPITIIEFSDFQCPFCARFHIQTLPLILEQYIEQGKVKLVFRDFPIQSIHPNALPASVAAECANEQGKFREMHDMLFDNQNQWNKQETVEALSLFSNYATEIQLDQGTFDSCLSSGKYIEEIRKDLDDGRDYGVSGTPGFFVGNEKIGFVELKGAQPFDSFKKIIDAQLEA from the coding sequence ATGAGTTCTGAGGATTCTGAATTTAGTCAAAATAATATAGAAAATGTGGTTGTAAAAAAATCAACATTTAATGGATTAATAATTAGTTTAATTGTAATTGTTGGAATTGCATCATTTTTTGCTGGATCTTATGTTTCAAATCTAAACTCTAATCAAATTTCAGACCAAGATCTAGATGATGCAATTGCCAAATTAGAACTCAAAATATTACAAAATCAATTACCTACAAAACAACCAACACCCCCAGTAAAAATTTCAGCAGATAATGATCCAATTATCGGAAATCCTGATGCTCCAATTACAATAATTGAATTTTCAGATTTTCAATGTCCATTTTGTGCTAGATTTCACATCCAAACACTTCCATTAATTCTTGAACAATACATTGAGCAGGGAAAGGTAAAATTAGTTTTCAGAGATTTTCCTATTCAGAGTATTCATCCTAATGCATTACCTGCATCTGTTGCAGCAGAATGTGCAAATGAGCAAGGAAAATTCAGAGAAATGCATGACATGTTATTTGACAATCAAAATCAATGGAACAAACAAGAAACTGTTGAGGCACTTTCTTTGTTTAGCAATTATGCCACAGAGATTCAATTAGATCAAGGGACATTTGATTCATGTCTATCTAGTGGAAAATATATTGAAGAGATTAGAAAAGATCTTGATGATGGAAGAGATTATGGGGTATCAGGCACGCCGGGATTTTTTGTAGGAAATGAAAAGATAGGATTTGTAGAACTAAAAGGTGCACAGCCATTTGATAGTTTTAAAAAAATTATTGATGCTCAGTTAGAGGCATAG
- a CDS encoding zinc ribbon domain-containing protein, protein MDGIPVVFVDPKRTSKLCPICGNRIQEYRQNRRKLLCTDCGKSMDRDVVASMNIAHKAWSRFNMLEMIQVKRSILLLRNQCRNPAMMMW, encoded by the coding sequence TTGGATGGCATTCCAGTTGTCTTTGTTGACCCAAAACGCACAAGCAAGTTGTGTCCAATATGCGGAAACAGAATCCAAGAGTACAGGCAAAACAGACGTAAGTTATTGTGCACTGATTGTGGCAAGAGTATGGACAGGGATGTAGTTGCATCCATGAATATTGCTCACAAGGCGTGGTCTAGGTTTAACATGCTAGAGATGATACAGGTGAAGCGAAGCATTCTGCTTTTGAGGAATCAATGTCGGAATCCAGCTATGATGATGTGGTAA
- a CDS encoding YnfA family protein, with translation MVEVTTTLSIFFFAALLEIGGGYLVWRWLKDHKTKIFGLVGALILFSYGIVMTLQPANFGKVYATYGGIFVVSSIIWGYWIDKKRPDKFEIIGSVVVIIGVAIMFYFPR, from the coding sequence TTGGTCGAAGTAACAACTACTCTGAGCATATTCTTTTTTGCAGCACTGCTAGAAATCGGTGGAGGTTATCTTGTATGGAGATGGTTGAAAGATCATAAAACAAAAATTTTTGGTTTGGTTGGAGCATTAATTTTATTTTCTTATGGAATTGTCATGACTTTGCAACCTGCAAATTTTGGGAAAGTGTATGCAACGTATGGAGGAATTTTTGTTGTATCATCAATTATTTGGGGATATTGGATTGATAAGAAAAGGCCAGATAAATTTGAGATAATAGGTTCAGTAGTTGTCATAATTGGCGTAGCAATCATGTTTTATTTTCCAAGATAG
- a CDS encoding FxLYD domain-containing protein has protein sequence MERIFIILFLFAGIIPSVFGDAFIENDQQYIGDDKSLHIVGEITNNLKVPLSQISVLITLLDENKNPIAVKEANSLVNTIMPGMKGPFELVLVNNEAKNTESYSLKLNYELSHPKSQVIDITESKLSTDKYNNLMITGVVTNKGDITANTVAIVATFYDIEGNVVAVSRVHPEPDYLGVNDNAFFLVTIPDKIQNNQIKEYSLVAESEEYAAVPEFPTGTLVLLVVTLSAYVGITRYSSRITTNLISAVNLK, from the coding sequence ATGGAAAGAATTTTCATTATCTTATTTCTATTTGCAGGAATTATTCCATCTGTGTTTGGGGATGCATTTATTGAAAATGATCAACAGTATATTGGAGACGACAAATCACTCCACATAGTTGGAGAAATCACAAATAATCTAAAGGTCCCCTTAAGCCAAATCAGTGTTCTAATAACACTGCTTGATGAAAATAAAAATCCTATTGCAGTAAAGGAGGCAAATTCATTGGTCAACACAATCATGCCTGGAATGAAGGGACCGTTTGAACTGGTATTAGTCAATAATGAAGCAAAAAATACTGAATCATATTCACTGAAATTAAATTATGAGCTAAGCCATCCAAAAAGCCAGGTGATCGATATTACTGAATCAAAATTATCAACTGACAAATACAACAACCTAATGATTACAGGAGTTGTCACGAATAAAGGAGACATTACAGCAAATACCGTAGCAATTGTTGCAACATTTTATGACATCGAAGGCAATGTAGTTGCTGTCTCCAGAGTTCATCCAGAACCGGATTATTTGGGAGTAAATGACAATGCTTTCTTTTTAGTTACAATACCAGACAAAATTCAAAACAATCAGATAAAAGAATACTCATTGGTTGCAGAATCAGAAGAATATGCAGCAGTTCCAGAATTTCCCACAGGAACACTTGTTTTACTTGTAGTTACATTATCGGCATATGTTGGTATTACAAGGTATTCAAGTAGAATTACAACAAACCTAATTTCTGCAGTAAATCTAAAGTAG
- a CDS encoding winged helix-turn-helix transcriptional regulator produces the protein MTLNHHSNVVCLCPLDGIIETIGKKWTMLLVNEIGNHGSLRYNNLLEELKGISPSTLASMLKELQKEGIISREAFNEIPPRVEYTLTKRGKELRIAIIPLLKWATKKGNFKMHCNCSLLKK, from the coding sequence GTGACTTTGAATCATCATAGTAATGTAGTTTGTTTGTGCCCACTTGATGGAATAATTGAAACAATAGGTAAGAAATGGACCATGTTATTGGTAAATGAGATAGGAAATCATGGTTCTCTTAGATACAATAATCTTCTAGAAGAGCTAAAAGGAATCAGTCCTTCTACTTTGGCATCAATGCTCAAAGAACTTCAAAAAGAAGGCATTATCTCAAGGGAAGCATTCAATGAGATTCCTCCACGTGTAGAATATACCCTAACCAAACGAGGTAAGGAACTACGTATTGCAATAATCCCTCTACTAAAATGGGCTACAAAGAAAGGTAATTTCAAAATGCATTGTAATTGTAGTTTATTGAAAAAATAA
- a CDS encoding Lrp/AsnC ligand binding domain-containing protein → MHKGFILLNCDLGAEEYIVDELKHMQDVNNAYLTFGAYDVVAEVQTQNQDEFEKVIASIRKLSRVVSTMTLNVIQPE, encoded by the coding sequence ATGCACAAAGGATTCATTTTATTAAATTGTGATCTTGGCGCTGAAGAATATATCGTAGACGAATTAAAACATATGCAAGATGTCAATAATGCATACCTCACTTTTGGTGCATATGATGTAGTTGCAGAAGTGCAAACACAGAATCAAGATGAATTTGAAAAAGTAATTGCATCAATTAGGAAGTTATCAAGAGTTGTCAGCACCATGACACTAAATGTTATTCAGCCTGAATAA
- a CDS encoding YnfA family protein, giving the protein MGEQSKNVLISVLLFFLAGLCEIGGGYLVWLWLRENFSWMLGAVGGFVLFLYGIVPTFQKAHFHRVYAAYGGVFIVMSVFWGWLIDGVIPDNYDIIGTIIAVIGVLVIFYYPRKGEKIWSK; this is encoded by the coding sequence ATGGGCGAACAATCAAAAAATGTTCTCATTTCAGTCCTACTGTTTTTTTTAGCAGGTCTTTGTGAGATTGGTGGAGGGTACCTTGTTTGGCTTTGGTTACGTGAAAACTTTAGCTGGATGTTAGGTGCAGTGGGTGGTTTTGTATTATTTTTGTATGGCATAGTTCCAACATTTCAGAAAGCTCATTTTCATAGAGTCTATGCAGCTTATGGCGGAGTCTTTATTGTAATGTCAGTATTTTGGGGATGGTTAATTGATGGAGTAATACCTGACAACTATGACATCATTGGAACGATAATTGCAGTAATTGGAGTTTTGGTAATTTTTTACTATCCAAGAAAAGGGGAGAAGATTTGGTCGAAGTAA